The window GGTGGCGTTTTTAGAGAAGCAGCGACGCTGGCACAAAAATTTGGTGATAATCGAGTATTCAACACGCCTATTCAAGAGGCGTTCATTGTAGGAAGTACGGTAGGAATGAGTGCCGCTGGTTTAAAGCCTATTGTAGAGGTGCAGTTTGCTGACTATATCTGGCCAGGATTGAACCAACTATTTACTGAGGTTTCAAGATCCTGTTATTTAAGTAATGGAAAATGGCCGGTTTCCATGATTCTACGAGTTCCTATAGGCGCTTACGGTTCGGGAGGACCATACCATTCTAGTTCTATGGAAAGCGTGGTTTCTAACATCAGAGGTTTAAAAATAGCCTATCCATCAAATGGTGCCGACTTAAAAGGATTGATGAAAGCAGCTTATTACGACCCAAATCCAGTAGTAATTTTTGAACACAAAGGATTGTACTGGTCTAAGGTAAAAGGAACTAAAGGAGCAACAAGTATAGAACCTAGTGAGGATTACGTGTTGCCATTTGGAAAAGCATGGGTACTTCAAGAAATCTGGAAAAAGGAAGAAGAAGAAACGCTATCCATCATCACTTATGGAATGGGCGTGCACTGGGCAATGAATGCTACAGAAGAACTAGGTTTACAGGATAGAGTAGAAGTAGTGGATTTAAGAACGCTGCATCCACTAGATTATGAGACGGTGTTTGAAAGCGTGAAAAAATGTGGTAAATGCCTAGTCGTTACCGAAGAACCTAGCGAAAATAGTTTCTCACGTGCATTACAAGGTCGTATTCAAGAAGAGTGTTTTAAATACATAGACGCACCAGTTATGGTGATAGGTTCTGAAAACATGCCTGCGATTCCACTGAATTCGGTTTTGGAGGAAACGATGATTCCGTCTACGGAAAAAGTAAAGGCTAAGATTGAGGAGTTATTGAGGTATTGATAACTCGTTATATTTAATTATATTAGGTTATTATTATTATTATTATTATTGAATTCAAGTAATGAAATCATGAAAAAAGTTTTTTACATTTTAATAACTGCCCTTATATTAATAGCAAGCACTGTTCTAATAGTTAAATGGGATCAGTGGAAATATTATTTTAGATTAGATAACACTACACTCGCCAAAAATCTAGTTGTTGCACCAGAAAACGAGGAGTTTCAAATAGGTAAAGCTTCCACTTATGTCTTTAACGTGAAAAATACTGGCTCGAAGGAATTAAGGATTGAAAATATTCTGACAGAATGTGAGTGTTTAATTTCAGATATTGAATCTCAAACTATCGATGCTGGAGAGTCCAGTAAGGTCACTATTCAATTTACTCCTGAAAATCGAGGCGAATTTACTAAATATGCCATGATTGAAGCAAACACAGCTCCGCCATATACGGTAATGACTATAGAAGGTGAGGTTAGATAAAGGTTCATAGTCTCAGGTAAGTTAGAAACTAAACATCTGTAGATTTTTAAGTTTAAGTTGGTATCTTGCTATTAGTATGGTTAGGATGCTAAACTTATATAAAGAAGATCTTGTTTTATTTCTAGATTACAGATCTCTCGCCCTTTGGAGAATTGTCACAAATTTGGCAGGCATTGGATGGTAGAAGATCGTTACGACCATGGAGAAATGAGCTGATTAATAGGTTTAATAACCCTACAGAAAATCAATTAACCTTTTTATTTGAAGATTATGAAACAGTTGCAAGTAATTTATAAGTTTATTCTCGTAATTGCATTGATTTTAATTTCAGGATGTACTGTTGAGGAAGATTTTAGCAGCTTTAATCTAGAAATAAAAAATGAGACAGGTCAAAATATAACTTTAGAATTTTACGAAACCAGTATAATCAATAATAGCAATAGTGCAATCTTGGCATATACAGAGGAGTTAAATGCAAGTGGATCTTATCTTTGCAATTATAGGTTTTCCAGTTTTGTAGGATTGAAGGCTTGCAGAAACAGAGCAGATGTCGATATTATCAACAGGATAATTATTCGTTTTGAAAATAACAAAGGCTATTTATGTGATTCTTTGGGAGACTCTATGACTTGTTTTGACGGTGACCGTGCTTTTTTCTTAGGAACATCTCTAGGCTGGGCAAGTTTAAATGATAATAACTACACTTTTACAATTACCCAACAAGATTTTGATAATGCATTTGATTTGCCTTAATTTAAAATTAAATAACCTTTTTATTTGAAGATTATGAAACAGTTGCAAGTAATTTATAAAATTAGTATTCTTTTTGTTTTGTTCTCCATGTTCCTATTTATTGGATGTTCGAAAGAAGATGATCAAAGAGAATATAATTTAATATTTTCTAATGAAAGTAATGTGCCAGTTACATTAGAATTTTATGGCGTTAATGCAAGCATTAGTGTTTTACTTGATTCTTTTGTAGTGGCTAGTAATTCTTCTTTTAACTGTGATTATGTAGCAGAAGGTTTTATGTCCTTACTCGGTTGTCCAGAAATAGACGGCATTGAGCGAGGTAATAAAATCATCATAAAATTTGAAGATAATCTAGGTTATGATTGCATAGTAATCGGAGATAACACAAAATGTTTTTCTGGTGATCGGAATTTATTTGCTGGGTCAACTATTGCTTGGCAACAAGACGGTAACAATTATACATTTACCATTACCCAACAAGACTTTGATAACGCATTTGATTTGCCTTAAAAAAATAAATTCTAGATAATAAAAATCCCATTTCAAATCAATGAAATGGGATTTTAAATTTTAAAATTGTCTTCAACAAGCTCAGACTAACATAAGTTACCTCTTAGGCATCGGTGGATATTGTTTCAATATTTCTTTCACAATTTTGTTAGTGCGTTCTACTTTTTGCTCAGGAGTTGATTTAAGTGGTGCCATAGATATTATTCATATTCTTAAAAAACAACGTCAAGAAATTACTAGTTATAAAGTAGAAGTAGAAGGCGATCGTTACCTATTAGATGACTCCATGCCTTTTAAATCTATGCACGTTAAAGTGATTCTAGAAGGAGAAATAGATGCTCAAAAAGCACAAAAAGCAGCGGATTTAAGCTTTGAAAAGTACTGCTCTGTTTCTAAGAGTTTTGATAAGTGTGTTGAGACTACTTATGCAGTTGAATTAAAAACAGTTTAAACTATTTCTTAAGAACTATTTTCTCAAGTCTGGCTATTCGTTCTTCTAAGGTACTAATTTCGCTCTTTTGGTCAGCGATAATTGCTTGTTGCTCTTGAATTGCCTTTGTAAGTACAGGTATCAATTCAGAATATCTCATACTAAGCATTCCGTTTTCATCTGTTTCAACCACATCTGGTATAAGTTCTTTCATTTCTTGAGCTATAAAACCTATTAGTTGGTTTTTAGTCTTATCCGATTTTAAATAATAAGAAACTGGTCTCATTTGTAACACTTCATCAAGACCTACTGAAACATCAATTATATTATCTTTTAGTCTTCGATCAGAACTTACATCTGGAGTATTGGTAAGAAAAATGGTTCCATACCTGTTGGTGCTACTACCGATGTTGTATCCAGTAAACTGAGGAATTAAAGATTCCGCGTTTGTATAGAACTTTTTCCATCTTCCATCCCATACATACATTCCTTCTGTATTGCTGCTACTAGATGTGTTGTAAGCCATGACGCCATCAACAGGACTACTTACTAACGGAGCAGAATTAGATAGGCTAGCAATACTTATTCTATTTGGTAAAAACCCTTTGTTAGAATGTGCTAATGCAAGTGATGCATAGTCAGGATTGGAATTGTTTCCTATCATGATATTTTCTCGATCTGGATTTGCGTTCAAAATTACCCCAGAGTCTCCTCGTATCTGTAAATTCATATTAGGATCACCATCTGGATTAAAAGTTATCTGACTTGAACTACCAAAAGATTGATGAGCTAGAAAATCATCACCATTACTAGTAAAAGTAAGGTTGAGATTACTTGAGCTCAAATAAATTCCAGAATTTGTTGAGTTCACGAAAGAATAACTAGGTGAAGTTTC is drawn from Nonlabens dokdonensis DSW-6 and contains these coding sequences:
- a CDS encoding DUF1573 domain-containing protein, which gives rise to MKKVFYILITALILIASTVLIVKWDQWKYYFRLDNTTLAKNLVVAPENEEFQIGKASTYVFNVKNTGSKELRIENILTECECLISDIESQTIDAGESSKVTIQFTPENRGEFTKYAMIEANTAPPYTVMTIEGEVR
- a CDS encoding OsmC family protein yields the protein MRSTFCSGVDLSGAIDIIHILKKQRQEITSYKVEVEGDRYLLDDSMPFKSMHVKVILEGEIDAQKAQKAADLSFEKYCSVSKSFDKCVETTYAVELKTV
- a CDS encoding tail fiber domain-containing protein, producing the protein MKLYIALTFICICSITYSQVGINTDTPTDGTALDINVNDKGILIPKVSLSGNNSLTGIDLVGVSLEEGVLVYNTNVVTGTNAINEGFYYWNGTDEWIALGNDADWSLDGNTLTSSDRLGSTNFIAVVVKTGNTDRFRFETNGTLRSVGNGTETSPSYSFVNSTNSGIYLSSSNLNLTFTSNGDDFLAHQSFGSSSQITFNPDGDPNMNLQIRGDSGVILNANPDRENIMIGNNSNPDYASLALAHSNKGFLPNRISIASLSNSAPLVSSPVDGVMAYNTSSSSNTEGMYVWDGRWKKFYTNAESLIPQFTGYNIGSSTNRYGTIFLTNTPDVSSDRRLKDNIIDVSVGLDEVLQMRPVSYYLKSDKTKNQLIGFIAQEMKELIPDVVETDENGMLSMRYSELIPVLTKAIQEQQAIIADQKSEISTLEERIARLEKIVLKK